In Verrucomicrobiota bacterium, a single genomic region encodes these proteins:
- the tadA gene encoding Flp pilus assembly complex ATPase component TadA, which produces MPANDEYVIEILKDVGLMTQAQGEDLAGRTGGLHMVETLIKEGTVSAEDVARTLASQNGMDFVDLSLVTPSPELINLLSPETARRYKTVPVYEHDGSLVLAIADPMDFEAFDSIGFLLKRPVEFVCAVPTQIQDKLDRLYPQGLEELGKAAITEEEEDYTGDDDAPIIRLVSSLLIEAQNHRASDIHIEPMEKRLRIRYRIDGNLQEMQSPPKKLQGAIISRLKIMTASMNIAEKRVPQDGRIQIKMGEKTIDLRVSSVPTVHGESIVMRILDKSSLMLGLPELGFMSDDQATFERLVQMPDGIILVTGPTGSGKTTTLYGCLNYMNRPDRKIITVEEPVEYQMTGINQVQVNAEVGMTFAAALRSMLRQAPNIVMLGEIRDKETAEIAINASLTGHLVLSTLHTNDAPAAVARLVDIGVQPFLVSSAVRGIIAQRLVRKLCANCKVPGEMSEYEARVLNLDASQLSKATLMRAVGCEKCRGKGFRGRMGIFEIFVADDEIRQMINRNATTLQLRHRTREMGMRTLREDGIRKVLAGLTTPEEVISSTMGESH; this is translated from the coding sequence ATGCCAGCCAACGACGAATATGTAATCGAGATCCTGAAGGATGTGGGTCTCATGACCCAGGCGCAGGGGGAGGATCTCGCAGGCAGAACGGGTGGACTCCACATGGTGGAGACACTCATCAAGGAGGGTACGGTGAGCGCAGAGGATGTTGCCCGGACACTCGCCTCCCAGAACGGCATGGATTTTGTCGACCTCTCCCTGGTGACCCCCAGCCCTGAACTGATCAATCTCCTGTCGCCGGAAACTGCACGGCGTTACAAGACGGTACCCGTTTATGAACATGATGGCTCGCTTGTGCTTGCGATAGCCGATCCGATGGATTTCGAGGCATTCGACAGCATCGGATTCCTGCTCAAGAGACCCGTGGAATTCGTCTGCGCCGTCCCGACACAGATCCAAGATAAGCTCGACCGCCTCTATCCCCAGGGTCTCGAGGAACTCGGCAAAGCAGCCATTACCGAAGAGGAGGAAGACTATACGGGCGACGATGATGCACCGATCATCCGCCTGGTCTCCAGCCTACTGATCGAAGCCCAGAACCATAGGGCAAGCGATATTCACATTGAGCCGATGGAGAAGCGCCTGAGAATCCGCTATCGTATCGATGGAAATCTTCAGGAGATGCAGAGCCCTCCAAAAAAGCTCCAGGGAGCGATCATCAGCCGCTTGAAGATCATGACTGCCTCCATGAACATCGCCGAAAAGCGCGTTCCCCAAGACGGACGTATCCAGATAAAGATGGGTGAAAAGACGATCGATCTGCGCGTCAGCAGCGTTCCCACCGTCCATGGGGAAAGTATTGTCATGCGTATCCTCGATAAGTCCTCGCTGATGCTTGGCCTACCCGAGCTCGGTTTCATGAGCGATGACCAGGCAACCTTTGAACGGTTGGTACAGATGCCGGACGGCATCATCCTGGTTACGGGTCCGACAGGGTCGGGAAAAACAACTACCCTCTACGGTTGCCTCAACTACATGAACCGACCTGACCGCAAGATCATCACGGTCGAGGAACCGGTCGAGTACCAGATGACCGGCATTAACCAAGTACAGGTTAACGCAGAGGTTGGGATGACCTTTGCGGCGGCGCTCCGATCCATGCTGCGCCAGGCACCCAACATTGTGATGCTAGGTGAGATTCGAGACAAGGAGACCGCCGAGATCGCAATCAACGCCTCACTGACTGGACATCTTGTGCTCTCCACCCTTCACACTAACGACGCCCCGGCAGCGGTTGCCCGTCTCGTGGACATCGGAGTGCAACCTTTCCTCGTTTCGAGTGCCGTGCGCGGCATCATAGCCCAGCGCCTTGTCAGGAAGCTGTGTGCGAATTGCAAGGTGCCCGGGGAAATGAGCGAGTACGAGGCAAGGGTTCTTAACCTCGATGCCTCACAGCTCTCCAAGGCAACACTCATGCGTGCCGTGGGATGCGAAAAATGCCGCGGCAAGGGCTTCCGCGGACGCATGGGAATCTTCGAAATCTTCGTGGCTGACGACGAAATCCGCCAGATGATCAACCGTAATGCTACCACCCTCCAACTCCGCCACAGAACCAGGGAAATGGGCATGAGAACCCTACGAGAGGATGGCATTCGCAAGGTTCTTGCCGGTCTCACCACTCCGGAAGAGGTCATTTCCAGCACCATGGGTGAAAGCCATTAG
- a CDS encoding nucleoside monophosphate kinase, whose translation MSRYRTILIFGAPGSGKGTQGKILGKIPGFYHFACGDVFRSLDPTSELGAQFLEYSSKGELVPDEMTVRLWHESIRKTVESGKFKPERDHLILDGIPRNVAQAVLMETHIEVRRVFHLSCPDRDKLVARLKKRALRDNRLDDANEEVIRNRLGTYDSESKPMLSHYSSVKRHDIDASMTPLEVLHKVLEGLLEETSAESSTLTPR comes from the coding sequence ATGTCACGTTACCGCACTATCCTGATTTTTGGCGCTCCTGGAAGCGGCAAGGGAACCCAAGGCAAGATCCTTGGTAAGATACCCGGCTTCTACCACTTCGCTTGCGGCGATGTCTTCCGGTCGCTCGATCCCACTAGTGAACTAGGCGCCCAGTTCCTTGAGTACTCCAGCAAGGGAGAGCTTGTTCCCGATGAGATGACCGTCAGGCTCTGGCATGAGTCGATCCGCAAGACTGTGGAATCCGGAAAGTTCAAACCTGAGCGCGATCACCTCATCCTGGACGGAATTCCGCGTAATGTCGCCCAAGCCGTGCTCATGGAGACTCATATCGAGGTCCGCAGGGTCTTTCATCTTTCCTGTCCCGATCGGGATAAGCTGGTTGCCCGTCTCAAGAAGCGTGCGCTGCGCGATAACCGACTTGACGACGCCAACGAGGAGGTCATCCGCAACCGTCTTGGCACCTATGATTCCGAGTCCAAGCCGATGCTGAGCCACTACTCGTCGGTGAAGCGTCATGATATTGATGCCTCGATGACGCCGCTGGAAGTGCTCCACAAGGTTTTGGAAGGACTCCTGGAGGAAACATCTGCCGAGAGTTCCACTCTGACTCCCCGATAG
- the pyrH gene encoding UMP kinase yields MSDTLSSSPKYSRIVLKISGEALKEKGSSDSVSPQIVQKVAASIAEVSKMGVEVAVVVGGGNIWRGLAASHRGMNRATADYMGMLATVINGMALMSALEDLGHSTRVQTAIQMNNVAEPFIVRRAIRHLENGHIVIFVAGTGNPFFSTDTTAALRANEIGADIILKATKVDGIYDSDPMKNPEAKRFDTLTYSEALSRRLEVMDSTAFSLCMDNAMPIIVFDMSDPANILRAVRGEAIGTLVSDTTPAL; encoded by the coding sequence ATGTCCGATACCTTGTCGTCTTCGCCGAAATACAGCCGCATCGTCCTCAAGATCAGTGGTGAGGCACTGAAGGAGAAGGGGAGTTCTGACAGCGTCTCGCCCCAGATCGTGCAGAAAGTGGCGGCCTCCATTGCCGAGGTCAGCAAGATGGGTGTGGAGGTTGCTGTTGTCGTTGGGGGAGGGAACATCTGGCGCGGACTCGCTGCAAGCCATCGGGGGATGAATCGTGCCACGGCGGATTACATGGGGATGCTTGCCACGGTGATCAATGGGATGGCGCTGATGAGTGCCCTGGAGGATCTGGGCCATTCCACGCGCGTCCAGACCGCCATCCAGATGAACAACGTTGCGGAACCCTTCATTGTTCGCCGGGCTATCCGCCATCTGGAGAACGGCCACATCGTTATTTTCGTCGCGGGTACCGGCAATCCTTTCTTCTCGACCGACACGACCGCCGCGCTCCGTGCCAATGAGATCGGTGCCGATATCATCCTCAAGGCAACCAAGGTTGACGGAATCTACGACTCCGATCCCATGAAGAACCCTGAGGCGAAGCGTTTCGATACCCTGACTTACTCGGAAGCCTTGAGTCGCCGCCTGGAGGTGATGGACTCGACGGCTTTTTCCCTCTGCATGGACAATGCCATGCCGATCATCGTTTTTGACATGTCCGATCCCGCGAATATCCTGCGTGCTGTACGCGGCGAAGCTATCGGAACCCTCGTGTCGGATACCACGCCAGCCCTCTAG
- a CDS encoding lipid-binding SYLF domain-containing protein, producing the protein MKTLHLSFIAALAVVATLLLIPQAKAETASELRYQSEKALHRLYRNNPGARAISEKSIAVLIFPAVYKAGFIGGAQTGNGVLFKDGHVAGYFNTSAVSYGLQAGIQKFSYALFFMDEHSLHYLNKSGGFELGGAPSLVVADEGFTSSMSTTTMQKGIFAFFFGQKGLMAGLGIQGTKITQFTPSE; encoded by the coding sequence ATGAAGACACTTCATCTCAGTTTCATTGCCGCCTTAGCTGTCGTCGCCACCCTGCTGCTGATTCCTCAAGCCAAGGCCGAGACGGCTTCGGAACTCAGGTATCAGTCGGAGAAAGCACTCCACAGACTTTACAGGAATAACCCCGGGGCCCGGGCGATCAGCGAGAAATCGATTGCGGTCTTAATTTTTCCCGCTGTTTACAAGGCAGGATTCATCGGCGGGGCGCAGACTGGCAACGGAGTTCTTTTCAAGGATGGTCATGTCGCCGGATACTTCAATACGTCGGCCGTCTCCTATGGACTGCAGGCGGGCATCCAGAAGTTTTCCTACGCCCTCTTCTTCATGGACGAACACTCCCTTCATTATCTTAACAAGAGCGGAGGATTTGAGCTTGGTGGCGCTCCATCACTGGTCGTTGCCGATGAGGGATTCACTTCTTCTATGTCCACCACCACCATGCAGAAGGGAATTTTCGCCTTCTTCTTCGGCCAGAAGGGGTTGATGGCCGGACTGGGCATTCAGGGTACAAAGATCACCCAGTTTACTCCTAGCGAGTAG
- the fmt gene encoding methionyl-tRNA formyltransferase produces the protein MRVLFAGTGDIGIPTLNYLMAHHTLVGVLTQPDRPAGRHRELKAPAIKEEILKLAPKIPMLQPESPRLPEAISWVRQLAPEVMVTMAYGRILPKELLEAPSLACLNIHASVLPRHRGASPIQAAIASGDRTSGVTIMHMAEGLDTGDVILEKSITLARRETAGSLSEKLANLAPLALSEALELLSHGNAPRFQQDHALATVTGKIGREESLIDWSQPAVGLEQKIRSLQPRPAAVATLHAATGEVISLKIHSAILARKASGKPGSILRVDERGVLVACGEGGLLLRMIQPEGKARMHSAAFARGRALKTGP, from the coding sequence ATGCGCGTACTTTTCGCCGGCACTGGGGATATCGGGATTCCGACCCTGAACTATCTGATGGCTCACCACACCTTGGTAGGCGTCCTGACTCAGCCAGACCGCCCGGCCGGGCGACACCGCGAACTCAAGGCTCCCGCGATCAAGGAGGAGATACTCAAACTGGCTCCCAAAATTCCGATGCTCCAACCGGAATCCCCACGACTTCCCGAGGCCATTTCCTGGGTTCGGCAACTTGCCCCGGAAGTGATGGTCACGATGGCTTACGGACGGATCCTACCCAAGGAGCTTCTCGAGGCGCCTTCCCTTGCCTGCCTGAATATCCATGCCTCGGTGCTTCCGCGCCATCGTGGAGCCTCCCCGATCCAGGCAGCCATTGCCTCGGGAGACCGGACAAGCGGCGTCACCATCATGCATATGGCCGAGGGACTCGACACCGGCGATGTCATTCTTGAAAAAAGCATTACTCTCGCGAGACGCGAGACTGCCGGTTCGCTTTCGGAAAAACTTGCCAATTTGGCCCCGCTTGCCCTGTCCGAGGCTCTGGAACTTCTCTCCCATGGGAATGCTCCGCGTTTCCAGCAGGATCATGCACTGGCTACCGTCACCGGTAAAATCGGAAGGGAAGAGTCATTGATCGACTGGAGTCAACCCGCAGTCGGGCTCGAACAGAAAATCCGCTCCCTTCAACCGAGGCCTGCTGCCGTCGCGACTCTTCATGCGGCCACTGGAGAGGTGATTTCTCTCAAGATTCATTCGGCAATCCTTGCCCGGAAGGCCTCGGGAAAGCCGGGCAGCATTCTCCGGGTCGATGAACGAGGAGTGCTTGTCGCCTGCGGTGAGGGGGGGCTTCTGCTTCGAATGATCCAGCCCGAGGGAAAGGCACGGATGCATTCGGCCGCCTTTGCGCGCGGTCGAGCGCTGAAAACTGGCCCGTAA
- the frr gene encoding ribosome recycling factor: MSAEEVLFEAEAGMEKAGEFMMHEFNAIRTGKASPALVENIDVTAYGSSMKLKQLALITSPEPRLLVIQPFDAGTVQDIERALQESKIGINPAVDGKLIRLRIPELSEERRKDLVKTINKIAEETRVRVRACRREAMEGAKKLQKEGVITEDDLERSEKEIQKLTDKQVESIDKHVSHKEAELMTV; this comes from the coding sequence ATGAGCGCAGAAGAAGTCCTTTTTGAAGCCGAAGCCGGCATGGAGAAAGCCGGAGAATTCATGATGCATGAGTTCAATGCGATCCGCACCGGAAAGGCCTCACCGGCCCTTGTTGAGAACATCGATGTCACAGCCTACGGCAGCAGCATGAAGCTGAAGCAACTTGCCCTCATTACCTCTCCCGAGCCCAGGTTACTCGTGATCCAGCCCTTCGATGCTGGAACCGTCCAGGATATCGAGCGGGCCCTCCAGGAAAGCAAGATCGGCATTAATCCCGCAGTCGACGGAAAGCTCATCCGCCTGCGCATTCCCGAGCTTTCCGAGGAGCGTCGGAAGGATCTTGTGAAGACCATTAACAAGATCGCCGAAGAGACGCGTGTCCGTGTGCGTGCTTGCCGCCGTGAGGCGATGGAGGGTGCAAAAAAACTTCAGAAGGAGGGAGTCATCACCGAGGATGATCTTGAGCGCTCCGAGAAGGAGATCCAGAAGCTCACCGACAAGCAGGTCGAGTCGATTGACAAGCACGTCTCCCACAAGGAAGCCGAGCTCATGACTGTCTAA
- a CDS encoding peroxiredoxin family protein → MKSAARFRSIVLFLITSLILEANGIKLLAKDSLVVNAAPGFTGGASAGRKITLASLKGKPVVLLIASSPKDRAFRSQMKELKGRYERLASQGMLFFAAFTSEGGRIPSNIPFILVDDPAAVASVYDVTKGFAVIVIGRDGNLDCLSTKTLPGQRILDLSMNNAEVQMQLRR, encoded by the coding sequence ATGAAGAGTGCCGCACGTTTCAGGAGTATCGTTCTCTTCCTGATCACATCGCTGATCCTGGAAGCAAATGGGATAAAGCTGCTCGCGAAGGATTCTCTGGTGGTCAACGCCGCACCGGGTTTTACCGGAGGTGCATCGGCCGGTCGCAAGATCACGCTTGCCTCACTCAAGGGTAAACCTGTCGTTCTGCTCATTGCATCTTCGCCCAAGGACCGAGCTTTCCGTTCCCAGATGAAGGAACTCAAGGGCCGCTACGAGCGCCTTGCTTCCCAAGGGATGCTTTTCTTTGCCGCTTTTACCTCGGAGGGAGGGCGCATCCCCTCCAATATCCCGTTCATTCTTGTGGATGACCCTGCGGCCGTGGCGTCCGTTTATGATGTGACCAAAGGATTTGCCGTTATTGTTATTGGTCGTGACGGGAACCTCGATTGCCTCAGCACCAAGACGCTGCCGGGCCAGCGCATCCTTGATCTCTCCATGAACAATGCCGAGGTCCAGATGCAACTCCGGCGCTGA
- a CDS encoding GspE/PulE family protein — protein sequence MNPHQVIDIFKRAGVLNEITGEELLVETMNSGRPIEEILVEQNFVTEESFAQTIAAELGVDAVDLTGFEPLPALLHLLPAGMARLHEVMPITASGNVMTVALGNPLDSQALEDLRFTLNREIVQVVAPCNQVRNLIVTHYGSEETSMEDVLQQLTATDVTEIETGEDEFNAAAAAAEANATPIIRYVDLILDRAVQAQASDIHFEPFEKEFKIRYRVDGALYEMEPPPRHLAIPVTSRLKVMANLNIAERRVPQDGRIQRQIGDKTVDLRVSCLPTQFGESVVLRVLDRSAVKLDLETLQMPQDIYEYIIEVIEKPNGIFIVCGPTGSGKTTTLYACLNKINTIDSKLLTAEDPVEYEIDGILQVPINEAAGLSFARVLRAFLRQDPDRIMIGETRDLETAQIAIQASLTGHLVFTTLHANDSTGVVSRLIDMGVEPFMLSASLEAVLAQRLVRRICNRCKTAYEPDEALLSQLGLSPYDIGDKTFYFGKGCSECNQTGYKGRKGLYELLKVTDPIRAMINEKAPGVVIRQKAMELGMATLRADGLRCIFDGITTIEEVLKYT from the coding sequence ATGAATCCTCATCAGGTCATCGACATTTTCAAGCGCGCCGGAGTCCTTAACGAGATCACCGGAGAGGAACTCTTGGTGGAGACCATGAATTCAGGTCGCCCCATCGAGGAGATCCTGGTCGAACAGAACTTCGTCACCGAGGAGTCCTTTGCCCAGACCATCGCTGCGGAGTTGGGAGTTGATGCCGTTGACCTCACCGGTTTTGAGCCACTCCCCGCCCTCCTTCATCTGCTGCCGGCGGGCATGGCCCGACTTCACGAGGTGATGCCCATAACGGCCTCCGGTAATGTGATGACCGTCGCCCTGGGAAATCCCCTAGACTCCCAGGCCCTCGAGGATCTCCGCTTCACACTGAACCGAGAGATCGTCCAAGTCGTCGCCCCCTGCAATCAGGTCAGGAACCTCATCGTGACACATTATGGTTCCGAGGAGACCTCCATGGAGGATGTCCTCCAGCAACTCACAGCCACGGATGTTACGGAGATTGAAACCGGAGAGGATGAATTCAATGCCGCTGCAGCGGCGGCCGAGGCTAACGCCACTCCGATCATCCGCTATGTCGACCTGATCCTTGATCGTGCCGTTCAAGCACAAGCTAGTGACATACATTTCGAGCCCTTCGAGAAAGAGTTCAAGATCCGCTACCGTGTTGACGGAGCCCTCTACGAGATGGAGCCACCGCCACGCCATCTGGCGATCCCCGTCACTTCGCGTCTCAAGGTCATGGCCAACCTCAACATCGCGGAACGGCGCGTTCCCCAGGATGGTCGTATCCAGCGTCAGATCGGCGACAAGACGGTCGACCTGCGTGTTTCCTGCCTCCCGACGCAGTTCGGCGAAAGCGTCGTGCTACGCGTGCTCGACAGGAGCGCCGTAAAGCTCGATCTGGAGACCCTCCAGATGCCGCAAGATATCTACGAGTACATCATCGAAGTCATCGAGAAGCCGAACGGCATCTTCATCGTCTGCGGCCCCACAGGATCAGGAAAGACCACCACCCTCTACGCCTGCCTGAACAAGATCAACACCATCGATTCGAAGCTGCTCACCGCTGAGGATCCGGTGGAGTACGAGATCGACGGAATCCTTCAGGTGCCGATCAACGAGGCGGCAGGACTCTCCTTCGCTAGGGTGCTCAGGGCCTTCCTCCGTCAGGATCCCGACCGCATCATGATCGGGGAAACGCGTGATCTGGAAACGGCCCAGATCGCAATCCAGGCATCGCTCACCGGACATCTGGTCTTCACCACCCTGCATGCCAATGATTCCACCGGTGTTGTCTCCCGTCTCATCGATATGGGGGTCGAGCCATTCATGCTTTCCGCATCGCTTGAGGCAGTGCTGGCCCAGCGTCTGGTGCGCCGCATCTGTAACCGCTGCAAAACAGCCTATGAGCCGGACGAGGCACTTCTCTCCCAACTCGGACTCTCTCCCTACGACATTGGCGACAAGACCTTCTACTTCGGCAAAGGATGCTCCGAATGCAACCAAACGGGGTACAAGGGAAGGAAGGGTCTCTATGAACTCCTCAAGGTCACAGATCCTATCCGTGCGATGATCAACGAAAAGGCCCCGGGCGTCGTCATCAGGCAGAAGGCCATGGAACTCGGCATGGCGACACTTCGAGCAGACGGGCTTCGGTGCATCTTTGATGGCATCACAACGATCGAAGAAGTCCTGAAGTACACCTGA